The Xyrauchen texanus isolate HMW12.3.18 chromosome 28, RBS_HiC_50CHRs, whole genome shotgun sequence genome has a segment encoding these proteins:
- the LOC127622216 gene encoding ras-like protein family member 11B isoform X2, translating to MSTIAEYPSAECQSNRVIKIAVIGGSGVGKTALVVRFLTKRFIGDYERNVGNLYSREVQIDGEQVAIQVQDTPGVQMNGNGLSCTDHLARSIQWADAVVMVYSVTDCRSFDLIGQLHQLVSRTHVDRSTTLPIILVANKADLLHVRRVDAQEGPLLSSALGCSFYEVSASEDYNQVHGAFHRLCMDLAKLQPPSMQTPTPINASTSGTEKKRSPLIPRPKSPNMQDLKRRFKQVLSAKVRTVTSV from the exons ATGTCAACCATTGCGGAGTACCCGAGCGCGGAATGCCAGTCCAACCGGGTGATAAAGATCGCAGTGATCGGAGGCAGTGGGGTTGGGAAAACCG CGCTGGTGGTTCGTTTCCTCACAAAGCGGTTCATCGGCGACTACGAGAGAAACGTTG GCAACCTGTACTCCAGAGAGGTGCAGATAGACGGCGAGCAAGTGGCCATTCAAGTTCAAGATACACCTGGTGTTCAA aTGAATGGTAATGGATTGAGTTGCACTGACCATTTGGCTCGCTCCATCCAATGGGCTGACGCTGTAGTTATGGTATATTCTGTGACTGACTGCCGAAGCTTTGACCTCATCGGTCAGCTCCACCAGCTTGTTAGCCGCACCCATGTGGATCGGTCCACCACTTTGCCGATAATCCTGGTAGCCAATAAAGCTGACCTCCTCCATGTGAGGCGGGTGGATGCTCAAGAAGGTCCACTGTTGTCCTCTGCATTGGGCTGCTCCTTTTATGAGGTGTCTGCTAGTGAGGACTATAACCAGGTTCATGGTGCCTTCCACAGATTGTGCATGGATCTGGCCAAACTGCAGCCTCCATCCATGCAGACTCCGACCCCCATCAATGCATCTACTTCTGGGACAGAGAAGAAAAGATCACCCCTTATTCCCCGGCCCAAATCCCCTAATATGCAGGACCTGAAGAGGCGCTTCAAACAGGTGCTCTCTGCCAAGGTCCGGACTGTCACGTCTGTGTGA
- the LOC127622216 gene encoding ras-like protein family member 11B isoform X1: MRLIQNMSTIAEYPSAECQSNRVIKIAVIGGSGVGKTALVVRFLTKRFIGDYERNVGNLYSREVQIDGEQVAIQVQDTPGVQMNGNGLSCTDHLARSIQWADAVVMVYSVTDCRSFDLIGQLHQLVSRTHVDRSTTLPIILVANKADLLHVRRVDAQEGPLLSSALGCSFYEVSASEDYNQVHGAFHRLCMDLAKLQPPSMQTPTPINASTSGTEKKRSPLIPRPKSPNMQDLKRRFKQVLSAKVRTVTSV, encoded by the exons ATGCGTCTGATCCAGAACATGTCAACCATTGCGGAGTACCCGAGCGCGGAATGCCAGTCCAACCGGGTGATAAAGATCGCAGTGATCGGAGGCAGTGGGGTTGGGAAAACCG CGCTGGTGGTTCGTTTCCTCACAAAGCGGTTCATCGGCGACTACGAGAGAAACGTTG GCAACCTGTACTCCAGAGAGGTGCAGATAGACGGCGAGCAAGTGGCCATTCAAGTTCAAGATACACCTGGTGTTCAA aTGAATGGTAATGGATTGAGTTGCACTGACCATTTGGCTCGCTCCATCCAATGGGCTGACGCTGTAGTTATGGTATATTCTGTGACTGACTGCCGAAGCTTTGACCTCATCGGTCAGCTCCACCAGCTTGTTAGCCGCACCCATGTGGATCGGTCCACCACTTTGCCGATAATCCTGGTAGCCAATAAAGCTGACCTCCTCCATGTGAGGCGGGTGGATGCTCAAGAAGGTCCACTGTTGTCCTCTGCATTGGGCTGCTCCTTTTATGAGGTGTCTGCTAGTGAGGACTATAACCAGGTTCATGGTGCCTTCCACAGATTGTGCATGGATCTGGCCAAACTGCAGCCTCCATCCATGCAGACTCCGACCCCCATCAATGCATCTACTTCTGGGACAGAGAAGAAAAGATCACCCCTTATTCCCCGGCCCAAATCCCCTAATATGCAGGACCTGAAGAGGCGCTTCAAACAGGTGCTCTCTGCCAAGGTCCGGACTGTCACGTCTGTGTGA